The genomic stretch CCGGCGAGGGGATCGCGCGGCGGCTTCTGGGAGGGCACCGGGGATGACGAAGGTCCGTTACGACGCGAAGGGCGGGATCGCGACCCTCACGCTCGACGATCCGCCGGCGAACACCTACACCCACGCGATGATGCGCGATCTCGACGAGGCGGTGCTGAAGGCCCGCTTCGACCCGGACGTGCACGTGATCGTCCTGCGGGGGGCGGGAGAGAAGTTCTTCTGCGCCGGCGCGGACATCAGGATGCTCACCGAGGCCGACCCGACCTGGAAGTACTACTTCTGCCTGCATGCGAACGAGACGCTGCTGCGCCTCGAGCACACCCCCAAGCTCGTGATCGCCGCGATCAACGGCCACTGCGTGGGCGGCGGCCTCGAGGTGGCGATGGCGGCGGACCTTCGCATCGCGCGCAAGGAGGGGGGCAAGATCGGCCTCCCCGAGGTGAACCTCGGCGTCCTTCCCGGGACCGGGGGCACGCAGCGCCTCGCGCGCGTGGTCGGCCGTTCCAAGGCGATCGAGCTGATGGCGACGGGACGCAACTTCGGCTTCGAGGAGGCGAAGGCCCTCGGCCTCGTCAACGAGATCGTCGAAGGGGATTTCGACGCGGGGGTCCTGGCGTACGCCGCGCAGTTCCTGCCGCCGGGAAGGGCCGCGAAGGCGGTCGGGCACATCAAGCGCGCCGTGCAGTCGGGGCTCGAGATGTCGCTCGCGGACGGCCTGTCGCTGGAGAGGGAGCTGCAGCAGCGGCTGTTCGAGAGCGACGACGCGGGCGAGGGTCTTGCGGCCTACGTGGAAAAACGGAAGCCCGAGTTCAGGGGGCGGTAGACCGAACGAGCCTCGCCGCCGTCTCGATCCACCTCGGGTGGCCGTTGAGGGACGGAATCAGACGGAACTCCTCGCCGCCGTTCGCCAGGAAACTCTCCTTCGCGCGCATGCCGATCTCCTCGATCGTCTCGAGGCAGTCGGCGACGAAGGCGGGGGAGAAGGCGGCGAGGCGCCTCACGCCCATTTTCGGAAGCCCCTCGACGGTCACGTCGGTGTAGGGCTCGACCCAGATCTCCTTCCCCAGGCGCGACTGGAAGGTCATCGTCCAGGCGCCGTCCCTGAGGCCGAGCTTGGCCGCGAGCGCCCGTGCGGTCGCCGCGCATTGCGCCCGGTAGCA from Candidatus Polarisedimenticolaceae bacterium encodes the following:
- a CDS encoding enoyl-CoA hydratase/isomerase family protein, translating into MTKVRYDAKGGIATLTLDDPPANTYTHAMMRDLDEAVLKARFDPDVHVIVLRGAGEKFFCAGADIRMLTEADPTWKYYFCLHANETLLRLEHTPKLVIAAINGHCVGGGLEVAMAADLRIARKEGGKIGLPEVNLGVLPGTGGTQRLARVVGRSKAIELMATGRNFGFEEAKALGLVNEIVEGDFDAGVLAYAAQFLPPGRAAKAVGHIKRAVQSGLEMSLADGLSLERELQQRLFESDDAGEGLAAYVEKRKPEFRGR